Proteins from a genomic interval of Cucumis melo cultivar AY chromosome 7, USDA_Cmelo_AY_1.0, whole genome shotgun sequence:
- the LOC103494584 gene encoding uncharacterized protein LOC103494584 isoform X1, with protein MEFESYYEISRTADFIHTRNFTRVALQFPDELLKDSTRVVRALKDRLRVLDESDTNHSDSKNEVRLFVMADTTYGSCCVDEVGAAHANADCVIHYGHTCLSPTTTLPALFVFGKDSIDVTTCAKTLSQYSLSSGKPVLVLFGLEYAHSMFDIKQRLLDSFQTSSLGSELEVHFADVKCSSLDPSPYQENVVKGGEQASNAESGSSENIAGARHHIGGLFWELPKERRMEDCSLFWIGSDNSAFANVVLTFNGCEIVRYDAKESWLVTDVSKQRRILKRRYYLVEKAKDAAIVGILVGTLGLAGYLHIIHQMKELITGAGKKAYTLVMGKPNPAKLANFPECGVFIYVSCAQTALMDSKEYLAPVITPFEATLAFSRGSQWTGVYVMEFQDLIDCSTPKEANQSDEARYSFLQGGYVEDWDSQENTEEENGAHALVTATQKALQLRDNRNLLIEGTARSGAEFFASRSFQGLDINNGSFEPEPYVIGRSGKASGYQDEKNR; from the exons ATGGAGTTCGAATCCTACTACGAAATTTCCCGCACCGCCGACTTCATTCACACCCGCAACTTCACCCGAGTTGCATTGCAG TTCCCTGATGAGCTCTTGAAGGATTCAACTAGAGTGGTGAGGGCTTTAAAGGATAGGCTTCGTGTGCTTGATGAATCTGATACAAATCATAGTGATAGCAAAAATGAGGTTAGGTTGTTCGTCATGGCCGATACTACTTATGGTAGTTGTTGTGTTGATGAGGTTGGAGCAGCTCATGCTAATGCTGATTGTGTTATACACTATGGACATACCTGTCTGAGCCC GACAACAACACTTCCAGcactttttgtttttggaaaggATTCAATCGATGTAACCACTTGTGCCAAAACTTTATCTCAGTACAGTTTGTCCAGTGGAAAGCCTGTTTTG GTTCTTTTTGGGTTGGAATATGCACATTCAATGTTTGATATTAAACAAAGACTATTAGATTCATTCCAGACAAGCAGTTTGGGATCGGAATTGGAAGTTCATTTTGCAGATGTTAAATGTTCTAGTTTGGATCCATCCCCATATCAAGAAAATGTTGTCAAAGGTGGGGAACAAGCTTCCAATGCTGAAAGTGGGAGTTCTGAGAACATAGCTGGAGCTAGGCATCACATTGGAGGCTTGTTTTGGGAGTTACCTAAAGAGCGAAGAATGGAGGACTGCTCACTTTTCTGGATAGGTTCTGACAATTCAGCCTTTGCCAATGTTGTTCTAACATTTAATGGCTGTGAGATAG TCAGATATGATGCAAAAGAAAGTTGGTTAGTTACTGATGTATCTAAGCAGAGAAGGATCCTTAAGCGCAG ATATTATTTGGTGGAGAAGGCAAAGGATGCTGCCATTGTTGGAATTTTGGTTGGTACTCTTGGTTTAG CTGGTTACCTCCATATCATTCATCAGATGAAAGAACTGATCACTGGAGCAGGGAAGAAGGCTTATACACTTGTTATGGGAAAACCCAATCCTGCAAAGCTTGCTAACTTCCCCGAG TGTGGTGTATTCATATATGTTTCTTGCGCCCAAACTGCACTTATGGATAGCAAAGAGTATCTTGCTCCCGTTATTACTCCATTTGAAGCCACACTAGCTTTCAGCAG AGGAAGTCAATGGACGGGAGTTTATGTTATGgaatttcaagatttgattgattGCTCAACACCTAAAGAAGCAAACCAATCAGATGAAGCTCGATATTCTTTTTTGCAAGGCGGATATGTTGAAGATTGGGATTCCCAAG AAAATACTGAGGAAGAAAATGGAGCACATGCTCTAGTAACTGCAACACAGAAGGCTCTCCAGTTGCGTGATAATCGAAACTTGCTTATTGAAGGAACTGCCAGGTCTGGAGCAGAATTTTTTGCATCTCGTTCCTTTCAAGGCTTAGATATTAACAATGGCAGTTTCGAGCCGGAGCCATATGTGATAGGGAGGAGTGGCAAGGCATCAGGGTATCAAGACGAGAAAAACAGGTAA
- the LOC103494581 gene encoding calcium-dependent protein kinase 24 produces the protein MGSCVSVQPRPGSFSKRPKDINPLPDHVLIESVRKSSVRHAASILSHDSTGDNIFEKYRFGKELGRGEFGITHQCFDIETGDTFACKTISKSKLRSEINVEDVRREVAIMRSLPKHPNIVTFKEAFEDNEAVYFVMELCEGGELFDRIVSKGHYTERAAANVTKTIVEICKVCHENGVIHRDLKPENFLFADESENSQLKAIDFGLSIFFEPDQRFGEIVGSPYYMAPEVLRRSYGPEIDVWSAGVILYILLCGVPPFWAESEEGIAHAIVRGNIDFERDPWPKVSKEAKELVVGMLDPNPYNRMTVEEVLAHPWIQNKNQARNVSLGENVGIRIKQFTLMNKFKKKVLRVVADHLSDEQMEGIRRMFHMMDTDQNGDLTFEELKNGLHMIGHSLPDPDVRMLMDAADLDGNGTLSCEEFATMSIHLRKMSTDELLTQAFNFFDKNQNGYIEYDELREALMDDNEKVIQDIISDVDSDKDGRISYEEFKAMLTTGMDWKMSSRQYSRAMLHALSLKLFKDKSVAVQN, from the exons ATGGGAAGCTGCGTTTCCGTCCAACCCAGACCCGGATCCTTCTCCAAGAGACCCAAAGACATCAACCCCCTTCCCGATCATGTCCTCATCGAATCCGTTCGCAAGTCCTCTGTTCGTCATGCCGCTTCCATTCTCTCCCATGACTCTACCGGCGACAACATTTTCGAGAAATATCGTTTTGGGAAGGAGCTTGGTCGTGGGGAATTTGGGATCACCCACCAATGCTTTGACATCGAAACTGGTGATACCTTTGCCTGTAAGACTATTTCCAAGAGCAAGTTGAGATCTGAGATTAATGTTGAGGATGTTCGTAGGGAGGTTGCTATTATGAGAAGTTTGCCTAAGCATCCTAATATTGTTACCTTTAAGGAGGCTTTTGAGGATAATGAAGCCGTTTATTTTGTTATGGAGCTTTGTGAGGGTGGTGAACTCTTTGATAGGATTGTCTCTAAAGGCCATTATACTGAACGTGCCGCTGCTAATGTTACCAAAACCATTGTTGAGATCTGTAAG GTATGCCATGAAAATGGAGTAATCCACAGGGATCTGAAACCTGAGAACTTCTTGTTCGCAGATGAAAGTGAAAACTCTCAACTGAAGGCAATTGATTTTGGTCTTTCCATATTTTTTGAACCTG ATCAGAGATTCGGTGAAATTGTTGGAAGTCCATATTACATGGCACCAGAGGTCTTAAGACGCAGCTATGGACCTGAAATTGATGTTTGGAGTGCTGGGGTTATTCTGTACATTTTACTTTGCGGAGTTCCTCCATTCTGGGCAG AATCTGAGGAAGGCATTGCGCATGCTATTGTTCGGGGGAATATAGATTTTGAGAGGGACCCTTGGCCAAAGGTTTCTAAGGAAGCAAAAGAACTTGTGGTGGGAATGCTCGATCCAAATCCTTATAATCGGATGACTGTCGAAGAAGTACTTG CTCATCCTTGGATACAAAACAAAAACCAGGCTCGTAATGTATCCCTGGGAGAAAATGTCGGGATAAGGATTAAGCAATTCACTTTGATGAATAAGTTCAAGAAGAAAGTACTTAGA GTTGTGGCTGACCATTTGTCAGATGAGCAAATGGAAGGGATCAGACGAATGTTCCACATGATGGACACTGACCAAAATGGAGATTTGACTTTTGAAGAGTTGAAGAATGGTTTGCATATGATTGGACATTCTCTTCCCGATCCTGATGTGCGGATGTTGATGGATGCT GCGGACCTGGATGGAAATGGAACACTAAGCTGCGAAGAGTTTGCTACAATGTCCATTCATCTCAGAAAGATGAGCACTGATGAGCTTCTGACTCAAGCTTTCAATTTCTTTGACAAGAACCAAAATGGTTACATTGAATATGATGAATTGAGAGAAGCCTTAATGGATGACAATGAGAAGGTGATCCAAGATATCATCTCTGATGTTGACTCAGATAAG GACGGGCGAATCAGTTACGAGGAGTTCAAGGCAATGTTAACAACAGGGATGGATTGGAAAATGTCGTCTCGGCAGTATTCAAGGGCAATGCTTCATGCACTCAGCCTCAAATTGTTCAAAGACAAATCAGTGGCAGTGCAAAACTAG
- the LOC103494584 gene encoding uncharacterized protein LOC103494584 isoform X2, which produces MIGASSARNSSIYFFLSSLWSSNPTTKFPAPPTSFTPATSPELHCRTTTLPALFVFGKDSIDVTTCAKTLSQYSLSSGKPVLVLFGLEYAHSMFDIKQRLLDSFQTSSLGSELEVHFADVKCSSLDPSPYQENVVKGGEQASNAESGSSENIAGARHHIGGLFWELPKERRMEDCSLFWIGSDNSAFANVVLTFNGCEIVRYDAKESWLVTDVSKQRRILKRRYYLVEKAKDAAIVGILVGTLGLAGYLHIIHQMKELITGAGKKAYTLVMGKPNPAKLANFPECGVFIYVSCAQTALMDSKEYLAPVITPFEATLAFSRGSQWTGVYVMEFQDLIDCSTPKEANQSDEARYSFLQGGYVEDWDSQENTEEENGAHALVTATQKALQLRDNRNLLIEGTARSGAEFFASRSFQGLDINNGSFEPEPYVIGRSGKASGYQDEKNR; this is translated from the exons ATGATCGGCGCCTCCTCAGCACGAAATTCCTCTATATACTTCTTTCTTTCGTCGCTATGGAGTTCGAATCCTACTACGAAATTTCCCGCACCGCCGACTTCATTCACACCCGCAACTTCACCCGAGTTGCATTGCAG GACAACAACACTTCCAGcactttttgtttttggaaaggATTCAATCGATGTAACCACTTGTGCCAAAACTTTATCTCAGTACAGTTTGTCCAGTGGAAAGCCTGTTTTG GTTCTTTTTGGGTTGGAATATGCACATTCAATGTTTGATATTAAACAAAGACTATTAGATTCATTCCAGACAAGCAGTTTGGGATCGGAATTGGAAGTTCATTTTGCAGATGTTAAATGTTCTAGTTTGGATCCATCCCCATATCAAGAAAATGTTGTCAAAGGTGGGGAACAAGCTTCCAATGCTGAAAGTGGGAGTTCTGAGAACATAGCTGGAGCTAGGCATCACATTGGAGGCTTGTTTTGGGAGTTACCTAAAGAGCGAAGAATGGAGGACTGCTCACTTTTCTGGATAGGTTCTGACAATTCAGCCTTTGCCAATGTTGTTCTAACATTTAATGGCTGTGAGATAG TCAGATATGATGCAAAAGAAAGTTGGTTAGTTACTGATGTATCTAAGCAGAGAAGGATCCTTAAGCGCAG ATATTATTTGGTGGAGAAGGCAAAGGATGCTGCCATTGTTGGAATTTTGGTTGGTACTCTTGGTTTAG CTGGTTACCTCCATATCATTCATCAGATGAAAGAACTGATCACTGGAGCAGGGAAGAAGGCTTATACACTTGTTATGGGAAAACCCAATCCTGCAAAGCTTGCTAACTTCCCCGAG TGTGGTGTATTCATATATGTTTCTTGCGCCCAAACTGCACTTATGGATAGCAAAGAGTATCTTGCTCCCGTTATTACTCCATTTGAAGCCACACTAGCTTTCAGCAG AGGAAGTCAATGGACGGGAGTTTATGTTATGgaatttcaagatttgattgattGCTCAACACCTAAAGAAGCAAACCAATCAGATGAAGCTCGATATTCTTTTTTGCAAGGCGGATATGTTGAAGATTGGGATTCCCAAG AAAATACTGAGGAAGAAAATGGAGCACATGCTCTAGTAACTGCAACACAGAAGGCTCTCCAGTTGCGTGATAATCGAAACTTGCTTATTGAAGGAACTGCCAGGTCTGGAGCAGAATTTTTTGCATCTCGTTCCTTTCAAGGCTTAGATATTAACAATGGCAGTTTCGAGCCGGAGCCATATGTGATAGGGAGGAGTGGCAAGGCATCAGGGTATCAAGACGAGAAAAACAGGTAA
- the LOC103494583 gene encoding inositol transporter 1 isoform X2: MAVLGAIVGAAAGGWINDAYGRKKATLLADVVFALGAAVMAAAPDPYILIAGRFLVGMGVGVASVTAPVYIAEASPSEIRGGLVSTNVLMITFGQFLSYLVNLAFTQVPGTWRWMLGVSGVPAVIQFVFMLFLPESPRWLFMKDEKSKAIAVLSKIYDFPRLEDEIDYLSSQLEEEKLKKTNVSYMDVFKSKEIRLAFLAGAGLQAFQQFTGINTVMYYSPTIVQMAGFRSNQLALLLSLIVAAMNAAGTVLGIYLIDHAGRKKLAISSLSGVIVSLAILSGALFAGQYGLTNGLDGWIAVIGLALYIAFFSPGMGPVPWTVNSEIYPEAYRGLCGGMSATVNWVSNLIVAQTFLSLAEVAGTGLTFLIFAAIAVLAIVFIVVYVPETQGLTFEEVERIWKERACGRDPNTESLLA; encoded by the exons ATGGCTGTGCTTGGAGCAATTGTTGGTGCTGCCGCTGGGGGTTGGATTAACGATGCTTATGGGCGGAAGAAAGCAACCCTTCTTGCGGATGTCGTCTTTGCACTTGGTGCTGCTGTAATGGCTGCAGCTCCAGATCCATACATTCTTATAGCAGGAAGATTCCTAGTTGGCATGGGTGTGGGTGTGGCATCTGTCACAGCTCCAGTATACATCGCAGAAGCATCCCCATCTGAAATACGAGGAGGGCTAGTCAGCACTAATGTCCTCATGATTACTTTTGGACAGTTTCTCTCCTACCTCGTAAATCTTGCATTTACCCAG GTCCCCGGAACTTGGCGTTGGATGCTCGGAGTTTCAGGTGTCCCAGCTGTGATTCAGTTTGTGTTTATGCTTTTTCTGCCAGAGTCTCCGAGATGGCTTTTTATGAAG GATGAAAAATCCAAAGCCATTGCCGTGCTCTCTAAAATTTATGATTTTCCTCGTTTAGAAGATGAGATTGACTATCTTTCTTCTCAACTAGAGGAAGAAAAGCTTAAAAAGACAAACGTAAGCTACATGGATGTATTTAAATCAAAAGAGATCAGACTTGCATTTCTGGCTGGGGCTGGACTTCAG GCATTTCAGCAGTTCACTGGTATCAACACGGTCATGTACTACAGCCCAACTATCGTCCAAATGGCGGGCTTTAGGTCCAATCAGCTAGCACTCCTGCTATCCCTCATTGTCGCTGCCATGAACGCTGCTGGAACAGTTCTTGGAATCTACCTTATCGACCACGCTGGGAGGAAGAAACTTGCCATTTCAAGCTTATCTGGTGTAATAGTATCACTTGCCATTCTTTCTGGGGCATTATTTGCTGGCCAATATGGTTTAACAAATGGTCTTGATGGATGGATTGCTGTAATTGGATTAGCTCTCTACATTGCTTTCTTTTCCCCTGGGATGGGACCGGTGCCGTGGACCGTAAACTCAGAGATATATCCCGAGGCTTATCGAGGTCTTTGTGGTGGCATGTCAGCAACAGTCAATTGGGTTTCAAATTTGATTGTGGCTCAAACATTTCTTTCGCTTGCTGAAGTTGCCGGAACTGGTCTGACATTCCTCATCTTTGCAGCCATAGCTGTGCTTGCCATTGTGTTCATTGTCGTGTATGTTCCCGAGACGCAGGGACTGACATTTGAGGAAGTTGAGAGGATCTGGAAGGAGAGGGCTTGTGGCAGGGATCCAAATACAGAAAGCCTTCTTGCTTGA
- the LOC103494583 gene encoding inositol transporter 1 isoform X1 — protein MTLALESLPGSSGYLDIYPERKMYYFKNPYVLGLTVVAGIGGLLFGYDTGVISGALLYIKDDFEAVKNSSFLQETIVSMAVLGAIVGAAAGGWINDAYGRKKATLLADVVFALGAAVMAAAPDPYILIAGRFLVGMGVGVASVTAPVYIAEASPSEIRGGLVSTNVLMITFGQFLSYLVNLAFTQVPGTWRWMLGVSGVPAVIQFVFMLFLPESPRWLFMKDEKSKAIAVLSKIYDFPRLEDEIDYLSSQLEEEKLKKTNVSYMDVFKSKEIRLAFLAGAGLQAFQQFTGINTVMYYSPTIVQMAGFRSNQLALLLSLIVAAMNAAGTVLGIYLIDHAGRKKLAISSLSGVIVSLAILSGALFAGQYGLTNGLDGWIAVIGLALYIAFFSPGMGPVPWTVNSEIYPEAYRGLCGGMSATVNWVSNLIVAQTFLSLAEVAGTGLTFLIFAAIAVLAIVFIVVYVPETQGLTFEEVERIWKERACGRDPNTESLLA, from the exons ATGACACTCGCGCTTGAATCGCTGCCTGGAAGTTCTGGGTATTTGGATATTTATCCTGAGAGGAAAATGTATTATTTTAAGAATCCTTACGTGCTTGGATTGACGGTGGTCGCTGGGATTGGTGGCTTGCTCTTCGGCTACGATACAG GTGTGATATCTGGAGCTCTTCTTTATATTAAAGATGATTTTGAGGCTGTCAAAAACAGCAGTTTCCTACAG GAAACAATTGTGAGTATGGCTGTGCTTGGAGCAATTGTTGGTGCTGCCGCTGGGGGTTGGATTAACGATGCTTATGGGCGGAAGAAAGCAACCCTTCTTGCGGATGTCGTCTTTGCACTTGGTGCTGCTGTAATGGCTGCAGCTCCAGATCCATACATTCTTATAGCAGGAAGATTCCTAGTTGGCATGGGTGTGGGTGTGGCATCTGTCACAGCTCCAGTATACATCGCAGAAGCATCCCCATCTGAAATACGAGGAGGGCTAGTCAGCACTAATGTCCTCATGATTACTTTTGGACAGTTTCTCTCCTACCTCGTAAATCTTGCATTTACCCAG GTCCCCGGAACTTGGCGTTGGATGCTCGGAGTTTCAGGTGTCCCAGCTGTGATTCAGTTTGTGTTTATGCTTTTTCTGCCAGAGTCTCCGAGATGGCTTTTTATGAAG GATGAAAAATCCAAAGCCATTGCCGTGCTCTCTAAAATTTATGATTTTCCTCGTTTAGAAGATGAGATTGACTATCTTTCTTCTCAACTAGAGGAAGAAAAGCTTAAAAAGACAAACGTAAGCTACATGGATGTATTTAAATCAAAAGAGATCAGACTTGCATTTCTGGCTGGGGCTGGACTTCAG GCATTTCAGCAGTTCACTGGTATCAACACGGTCATGTACTACAGCCCAACTATCGTCCAAATGGCGGGCTTTAGGTCCAATCAGCTAGCACTCCTGCTATCCCTCATTGTCGCTGCCATGAACGCTGCTGGAACAGTTCTTGGAATCTACCTTATCGACCACGCTGGGAGGAAGAAACTTGCCATTTCAAGCTTATCTGGTGTAATAGTATCACTTGCCATTCTTTCTGGGGCATTATTTGCTGGCCAATATGGTTTAACAAATGGTCTTGATGGATGGATTGCTGTAATTGGATTAGCTCTCTACATTGCTTTCTTTTCCCCTGGGATGGGACCGGTGCCGTGGACCGTAAACTCAGAGATATATCCCGAGGCTTATCGAGGTCTTTGTGGTGGCATGTCAGCAACAGTCAATTGGGTTTCAAATTTGATTGTGGCTCAAACATTTCTTTCGCTTGCTGAAGTTGCCGGAACTGGTCTGACATTCCTCATCTTTGCAGCCATAGCTGTGCTTGCCATTGTGTTCATTGTCGTGTATGTTCCCGAGACGCAGGGACTGACATTTGAGGAAGTTGAGAGGATCTGGAAGGAGAGGGCTTGTGGCAGGGATCCAAATACAGAAAGCCTTCTTGCTTGA
- the LOC103494585 gene encoding 54S ribosomal protein L51, mitochondrial gives MALRGVWQLKKLVVSYCDWGGSSRGIRAFMESQMPAFKEKNPQLEVVTELNRGQHPYLKGFYKSNNNRVVCVKNMDPEEIHSCATRLRNSLGRKVVKLRTRHVTKNPSVQGTWNTDVRF, from the exons ATGGCTTTGCGAGGTGTTTGGCAGCTTAAGAAGTTGGTTGTCAGCTACTGTGATTGGGGAGGAAGCAGCAGGGGCATCAG GGCATTTATGGAGTCGCAGATGCCAGCTTTTAAGGAGAAAAATCCTCAGCTAGAAGTAGTTACTGAGCTCAATCGTGGCCAGCATCCATACTTGAAGGGCTTCTACA AAAGCAATAACAACCGGGTAGTATGTGTGAAGAACATGGATCCAGAAGAAATTCATTCATGTGCAACGAGGCTAAGGAATTCACTGGGACGAAAGGTCGTAAAACTGAGAACAAGACATGTAACTAAAAATCCCAGTGTGCAAGGTACCTGGAACACAGATGTAAGATTTTGA